One part of the Raphanus sativus cultivar WK10039 chromosome 7, ASM80110v3, whole genome shotgun sequence genome encodes these proteins:
- the LOC108816161 gene encoding uncharacterized protein LOC108816161, translating into MITRSNLAEQLREYQIRSKHDWASVSFFSSTSTFSSSRVHVVVFVIWELVILLLLVCSAVSLFFRRLQLAFIMVCVGLLLLFCMKIIKQARLARNKKRRMLLPLSM; encoded by the exons ATGATAACGAGATCGAATCTAGCGGAACAGCTCAGGGAATATCAGATTCGATCAAAGCATGATTGGGCCTccgtctctttcttctcttccacCTCCACTTTCTCTTCTTCCAG GGTCCATGTGGTAGTGTTTGTGATTTGGGAGCTTGTGATCTTACTACTCCTGGTGTGTTCAGCAGTATCCTTGTTCTTCAGGCGGTTGCAACTAGCATTTATCATGGTTTGTGTCGGCTTGCTTTTGCTCTTCTGTATGAAAATTATAAAGCAAGCGAGACTGGCTAGGAACAAGAAGCGGAGGATGCTTCTTCCTCTCTCTATGTAA
- the LOC108816033 gene encoding NADH dehydrogenase [ubiquinone] 1 beta subcomplex subunit 2: MGGGGGITYKGVTVHTPKTWHTVAGKGLCGVMWFWILYRAKQDGPVVMGWRHPWDGHGDHGHGDHH, translated from the exons ATgggcggaggaggaggaataACATACAAGGGAGTCACCGTACACACTCCGAAGACGTGGCACACCGTTGCCGGAAAAGGCTTGTGCGGCGTCATGTG gtTCTGGATTCTGTACAGAGCAAAGCAAGACGGTCCAGTAGTCATG GGATGGAGGCACCCCTGGGATGGCCATGGTGATCATGGTCACGGTGACCATCACTAG